ACCATCGTCTGCGGGCGGGGGTGCCGGCGGCTTCTTCCTTGCCTTCGGCTTTTCGACGACCTGCTGTTCGACCGGGGATTGGACCGCGCTGTCGGGCTCGTCTTTGGGCGCCTCCTTCAACGACCGGTGCCAAAGGGTCGTATCCGGGTTCGCGGCAACAAAGGCGGGCTGGCGCGGCTCGCCCCGCTTCTCGATATGGTCGGCGGTGAGCGCGATGCGCGCGACGGGGAGCCCATCGGGGAACAGCAAATAGCCCTCATAGCGTGCGAGGCGGAGTTCGCTTTCGAACACGGCCGGCCGGGTCTTGCGCTGGCGGCCGAGCGTTATTCGCGGCTTGTCGTCGCCGTCGCCGAGCGCGCCGGTCATGGTCTGGACCTCGACCTCGCAGGTGCCGATCGTGTCGCTGGCCCAGCGCCGGGACTCGCCATCGCCCATCTGGAGGAACAGCTTGGTGTTGCAGCAGCCGAGCATGGATTCGGCAAGGTCGTCGCCATAGCGATGCCGCATCTGCCCGACGCCCTGGAAGGTGAGGACGACTGCCGCCCCGAACTTGCGGCCCTCGGGCAGCAACCGCGTCAGATTGTCGACACGCGGCAAGTCGGCAAGCTCGTCGAGCAGGAACCAGACGCGGCGGTCCGAGGACGGAGCAAGGCCGAGCATGGCGCTTGCGGCGCATTCGAGCCAGCAGGCCAGCAGCGGCTTCAGCGCCGCAAATTGCTCTTCCTTCCGCGGCACGAAGATCCAGGGCTTGGCGCCCTTCGTCTCGTCGAGACCGGCGATGAACTCCCGGAACGAAAAGACCTTCTCGCCCTCTTCGGGCATCCGCAGGAACTGGATCAGGTTCGCGGCCTTCGCGAGCATGAAGAGCACGCTGCCGGTGGCCCGGTCGGCGTCGTCCGAGAAGGTGCGCGCCGACGACGTATCCTTGAGCCAGGTCTTGAGCTTGTCCTTGTCCATCTTCTGCAGCGCTTCGAGCAGGTCGGGCAGCGTGCACTTCTGCTCCTTCCAGAGTTCCCGGATCATGTTGGCGACGAGGATGCGGCTCGTTTCCAGCCACACGTCGTCGTCCTGCTTCCCGGTCTCGGTAACGAGTTGCTGCGCGATGCGATCGGCATCGGCGGGGTGGGCGATCTCGGCGAAGGGCGACCAATAGACGCAGCGGGCATCGAACGGATTGAGGATGATGTCGCCGCACTCGGGCCGGAAGTAATGGGCGATGAACTCGCCGCTGGTGTCATAGACCAGCGCGGCTTCGCCGCGCGCGGCGATCCCGTCGAGCATCTGGCGCAGCACCGTCGTCTTGCCGCTGCCGGTCGTGCCGACCATCGCCATGTGCCGGGTTTCGAGGCGGCGTGGAAAGGGAACGGGACCGATCGTCAGCGGATGCGAACCGGCGTCGGCTCGCGCCAGCTTCACAAGCTCCTTCTCGCTCGTCACCTTGGTGCCGTCGATCACGCGATCGCGGAGCGCGCGTTCGCGCCTGCGCGCGGCGACATCGCGGAGCAGGAACAAGCCTGACAGCCACGCTACAAACCCCAGCATGGCGCCGCGCATGACGAACGACTTGGCGATGCTCGCCCGGCGGACGAAATAAGGATCGGTCGCAACCGTGCGAGCGGGCGTCAGATAGTCCGTCCCTTGGTAGCGGACGACTATCCCGGGATCGCCACCGCCGCTCCCCGCAAACCACGACAGCATCTTCGCATGATAATGGGTGCCGGTGTCCCGAAGGATGCTCGGGTCGAGCGTCAGATAGGGCGCGGCCAAACCGCCGAGCGCGATCGACGAGACCATGATCGCAAGCTGTCTTTTGAACCGCCGGGTCTGGCTGTAGCGAAGATGACGCCGCAGCGTCTCGGCATGAAGCCGGAGATCGTGAGGCTCGCTCATGACCGTTCCTCCGCTGCCGCCTTTTGCCGGTCATAAGCCCGCTGCGTCTCTGCGGTGATGACGTCGTCGCTCTTGCCGCCTCCCTTCGCCGCGCTGCGCGCATAGCAATAGGCGGCGCACGCGGAGTGCAGGGTACGGTCCAGAATGCTTTCGACGTCGGCGAGGCGCGTGCTGATCGACGCCACCTCAGCGACCAGTTCGCGATCGTCGGCATGGCTGGCGATGGGATTTGTCTGCCCGTCGATCCCTGTCTTCACGCAGCGGCGAAGCATCGCGTAAACCGTCTTGCCCTGCTGGTCGGCGAGTGCGCGAAGCGCCGTGTCGAGCGCCGCGGGCAGGCGGACGGAATGTTGGACAGTCTTCATCGCGCCGCCTCCCTGAGGGTGCGGATAGCACCCTCGGATTTTGGTGAGAAAGCGTCGCTTTGGCGAAGCGACTGCGGGGCGCACTCTGATCGCACCCTCGAAAAGTGGCGGAAAAGCTGGATGCACCCGTGCGTGAGGTGTGTATGCAAATTACGGGTCCGATGCGTAGCATCGCGGCCCTGCGACCTTGCGTCAAAGACGACCGATTCAGGCATGATCCGGGCCCTCCGTGACGGGGCGCCTAGCTCCCTTGCGAGCGACCCAGTCGGCGATCATCGTCTTGGCTTCGCGGTCGGCTGTTTCGCGATCGTAAGGATTTCTTGCCGATGGAGATTTGCGGCGGCCATTGTCCGCAAGCCAAGCGAGAATAGCGCGGTCGATAGCAGCCCGCATATGTTCGCGAAGGTCGTTCGCCTCGAAGGGGTCGAGATCAATCGTGACGCCGCGGCTGAAGATTTCTCCGCCCAAAGGAAGATCAAAATCGCCTGCCATTTGAAGCGGACCATCGATGTGACAGCGGCTCCCATCTCCGTCGTATGTGGCAAGCGGCGGTCGCTCGGCGTAGCGCCAGAAATTGACTGCGGCGCGGTAGGTGTCGCCATCCTCGCCATGGGCGAGCAACTTTTCGATGATCGGCCACATGTAGATGGCGGTCTGAACATCGGCTTCGATGTGCATGTCGGGCTTTCGGCCCGAAGAAAAAAGACGAGCGAGAGCCTTGCGAAGAACGGACATGTCTTGTCCTCCTGAATCGAGAAGTGATCGGGATGCGCGGGCGGCAATTCGCCGCGTCGGTATCAAGTCTCGGGGCGAGCCTCGGTGAGCCGCGCAATGGATGCGGTCGTGATCAGCGTTCGCGTGCCGATCTTCAGCGCATCGACCTGGCCGGTCTTGATGAGCTTGTAGATGGTGCTCCGGCCGACGCCGAGCGCCTTGGCCGTGCGGTTAATCGAGTATGCGATTTCTTCCATCGTCGCCTCCTTCCGAGTGCCGCGATGCGGCGGGCGACAGGATCAGTTGCAGTTATGTGCTCCGAGTTCCAACGGAGTGCGGATGATCAGGGATTCCGCCGTTTGCAGACGTTTCCCGGTAATTGCGCTTGGGAGGAATCCGCGTAAATGCGCCGTTCCTCGGCAATTGGGGTCGTGATTAAGCGGAGCGATTTTTCGCGATCGTTTCCAGAATCTGCTTGGCGTAACTCGAAAGCTGGGTTTCGCCGGGTACTTCGCGGCGCCTGCTGCGATACCAATCCTCCAGAAGCCCGACGATTAGCTTTTGATTACCGCGCTTCTTGGCAATGTCGATCTTCCGCACGTCGGGATGTTCGATCAGCGACATCACGGCATCGGTATAATCGTACTTTCTGGGCGCTCCGACACGGCTCGGTTCAGCTTTGGCATCCGCGATCAGTTTGAGGACGTCCGCATCCAGAAATAGTTCGCGGTCGAACCAGAAACCGACCGGGCCGAAGAGCGCACTGCGAATTGTCCCGTCCCTCGCAACATGAGCCGCCCGAAGCTTGCCGAAGAAATAGCGGTGATCGATATAGCGCCGCGCCCCATTCGTGGTTCGATAGAAGGCGCGCAAAGTCGACTCGCGTTGGAGCAGGGAGAAGAGCCGTTCAAGGTTCCGCGCCGCGGGGTCGTCAGCATTGGCATAAAGAGCCGTCTGCGGCGCCGAAGCCTTCATCCCGCCATACTGAAACACGCGCCATGACGCGAACACGGCCATCGTTAGCACGAAGCAAACCAGCCCGATGAAAACCACGGTATCTGCGCCAGAGGTGTCGCTGACGGTCAGAAAGATACCGGGCCCGAGGGTAATTATCGTCGCGAAAGCAGTGGAGACTAGGGCCAGGCATAGTAGCCAATAGCGTTTCTGAATGACGCGCGAGGCATCCGCCGCAATGCGGTCTAGTTCGACAAGGCCTGCCTGTTCGTCCGCGCTGATGAAACGGGCCGCGACGATACGTAGAGGCAACACTTCCTTCCGATCGTCCACGATCTTCTCCTAGCGCG
The Sphingopyxis macrogoltabida genome window above contains:
- a CDS encoding helix-turn-helix domain-containing protein, with translation MEEIAYSINRTAKALGVGRSTIYKLIKTGQVDALKIGTRTLITTASIARLTEARPET
- a CDS encoding type IV secretion system DNA-binding domain-containing protein, producing the protein MSEPHDLRLHAETLRRHLRYSQTRRFKRQLAIMVSSIALGGLAAPYLTLDPSILRDTGTHYHAKMLSWFAGSGGGDPGIVVRYQGTDYLTPARTVATDPYFVRRASIAKSFVMRGAMLGFVAWLSGLFLLRDVAARRRERALRDRVIDGTKVTSEKELVKLARADAGSHPLTIGPVPFPRRLETRHMAMVGTTGSGKTTVLRQMLDGIAARGEAALVYDTSGEFIAHYFRPECGDIILNPFDARCVYWSPFAEIAHPADADRIAQQLVTETGKQDDDVWLETSRILVANMIRELWKEQKCTLPDLLEALQKMDKDKLKTWLKDTSSARTFSDDADRATGSVLFMLAKAANLIQFLRMPEEGEKVFSFREFIAGLDETKGAKPWIFVPRKEEQFAALKPLLACWLECAASAMLGLAPSSDRRVWFLLDELADLPRVDNLTRLLPEGRKFGAAVVLTFQGVGQMRHRYGDDLAESMLGCCNTKLFLQMGDGESRRWASDTIGTCEVEVQTMTGALGDGDDKPRITLGRQRKTRPAVFESELRLARYEGYLLFPDGLPVARIALTADHIEKRGEPRQPAFVAANPDTTLWHRSLKEAPKDEPDSAVQSPVEQQVVEKPKARKKPPAPPPADDGGPI